The genomic region ATTCTGGATGAAACAGACCGCGAGCTTGTTGAGGGGTTTATGAAGGTGCTTCGGCAACACCGAAAAGACGACTGGATAGATATACACAACTTTCGAATCATCAAGTTTGGTGGTCAGCTTCATGTGGATTGCCACCTCACCTTGCCGTGGTATTATAGTATTGAGGAAGGCCACCGCGTAGTGGACGAAATAGAACAGCTTGTGAATAGCGAGATGAACAGGCAGGTTGAGCTTTTTATCCATGTAGACCCCTGCCTTGAGAGCTCATGTGCCATTTGCGCAAAGGCAGATTGTGAAGTGCGCAGGCATCCGATCGTAAAGCGTATGGATTGGACGACCGATGAGGTGTTAAAAAACAGCCGCCACGGCTCTCCCGACAACAAATAAAAAGGGCTGCCCGGAATGAGCAGCCCCTTTCAGATGGTATGGGTGCGATTCGATTACATCATGCCCGGCATTCCGCCGCCGCCCATAGGGGGAGCAGGGTTTTCCTCGGGGATGTCAGAAATTACACACTCAGTGGTAAGGAGCATTCCGGCAATAGATCCGGCATTCTCAATAGCCACACGTGCCACTTTGGTGGGGTCAATCACACCGGCAGCAAGCAGGTTTTCATAGACTTCGGTGTGTGCGTTGAAACCAAAGTCATCTTTTCCTTCGCGTACTTTTTGAATCACGATTGAACCTTCGCCACCGGCGTTGGCTACAATCTGACGCAATGGCTCCTCAAGTGCCCGGCGAACAATGCTTACTCCGGTATTCTGGTCGGCATTTTCTCCGGAAAGTTTTTCCAGTGCATCAATGGCGCGGATAAAGGCCACCCCACCACCGGGGATGATACCTTCCTCTACAGCGGCGCGGGTTGCGTGCAAGGCGTCATCAACGCGGTCTTTTTTCTCCTTCATTTCAACCTCAGAGGCGGCTCCTACATACAGTACAGCCACACCGCCGGCCAGTTTGGCCAATCGCTCCTGCAACTTTTCTTTGTCATAGTCGCTGGTGGTGGTTTCAATCTGTGCTTTGATTTGGTTTACGCGTGCCTCAATGGCGGTTTTCTCGCCTACACCGTTTACGATGGTTGTGTTGTCTTTGTCAATGCTCACCTTTTCGCACTGACCGAGGTCGGCGAGGCTGGCATCTTCCAAACGACGGCCTTGCTCTTCAGAAATCACGTTACCGCCGGTAAGAATAGCGATATCTTCGAGCATGGCTTTGCGACGATCACCAAATCCGGGAGCTTTTACAGCCGCAATTTTCAGCGAGC from Cryomorphaceae bacterium harbors:
- the groL gene encoding chaperonin GroEL; amino-acid sequence: MAKNITFDLDARDKLKKGVDALANAVKVTLGPKGRNVVIDKKFGAPSITKDGVTVAREIELEDAIENMGAQMVKEVASKTADIAGDGTTTATVLAQAIVKGGLKNVAAGANPMDLKRGIDLAVNAVAAELKNISKEVGEDNSKIEQVATISANNDKTIGKLIAEAMEKVKKEGVITVEEAKGTETYVDVVEGMQFDRGYLSPYFVTNSEKMIAELDNPFILIYDKKISVMKDLLPILEKAAQTGRPLLIISEDVEGEALATLVVNKIRGSLKIAAVKAPGFGDRRKAMLEDIAILTGGNVISEEQGRRLEDASLADLGQCEKVSIDKDNTTIVNGVGEKTAIEARVNQIKAQIETTTSDYDKEKLQERLAKLAGGVAVLYVGAASEVEMKEKKDRVDDALHATRAAVEEGIIPGGGVAFIRAIDALEKLSGENADQNTGVSIVRRALEEPLRQIVANAGGEGSIVIQKVREGKDDFGFNAHTEVYENLLAAGVIDPTKVARVAIENAGSIAGMLLTTECVISDIPEENPAPPMGGGGMPGMM